The following are encoded in a window of Bacillus sp. SORGH_AS_0510 genomic DNA:
- a CDS encoding DUF3048 domain-containing protein: MKKWAVAMAAVLLLFSGCSNKEKENVQEPVKKEKVVEKVEDNKQEQEKQEYPYFYPLTGIGSTTETDGRAVAVMVNNHPKARPQSGLNKADVVYEVLAEGDITRFLAVFQSERPDNIGPVRSARDYYVNLAKGLNALYVAHGWSEEAKKMLEGNVVDNLNGMVYDGTLFKRSKTRKAPHNSYITYDNILKGAKQKKYLMEGSPPSFTFMSEDERKHVIGNDATSVQITYSKGGISDSILEFDPTLGKYKRFFSGGEQTVDLDTKEPVLIDNVFIIEAVHKIIDSYGRRDIDLQSGGRAYLIQMGKVNEVDWANRDGLIVPMKNGQEIPLVQGKTWVNVVPTSPGLEKSISFNVK, encoded by the coding sequence GTCCTGTTACTGTTCTCAGGCTGCAGTAATAAGGAAAAAGAAAACGTACAAGAACCAGTAAAGAAAGAAAAAGTGGTTGAAAAGGTAGAAGATAACAAGCAAGAGCAAGAGAAACAAGAATACCCTTATTTTTACCCATTAACAGGTATTGGGTCTACTACTGAAACGGATGGAAGAGCCGTTGCTGTAATGGTGAATAATCATCCGAAAGCCAGACCACAATCAGGGTTAAATAAAGCTGATGTGGTGTATGAGGTGCTTGCAGAAGGAGATATTACCCGCTTTCTTGCTGTTTTTCAAAGTGAAAGGCCGGACAATATCGGTCCTGTCCGCAGTGCACGGGATTATTATGTAAATCTGGCAAAAGGATTGAATGCCCTTTATGTCGCTCACGGCTGGAGTGAAGAGGCAAAGAAGATGCTGGAAGGAAATGTTGTGGATAATTTAAACGGAATGGTTTATGATGGTACCCTGTTTAAGCGATCCAAAACCCGAAAAGCACCTCACAACTCCTATATTACTTATGATAATATACTAAAGGGAGCAAAGCAGAAGAAGTATTTAATGGAAGGAAGTCCCCCGAGCTTTACATTTATGTCTGAGGATGAGCGGAAACATGTAATCGGGAATGATGCCACATCTGTGCAAATCACTTATTCCAAGGGTGGAATTTCGGATTCTATTCTTGAATTCGATCCTACACTTGGCAAATATAAGCGCTTTTTTTCAGGTGGCGAACAGACCGTTGATTTAGACACCAAAGAACCAGTTTTAATTGATAACGTTTTTATTATTGAAGCTGTCCATAAAATCATTGACTCCTATGGCAGACGGGATATTGACCTTCAGTCAGGAGGGAGAGCGTACCTCATCCAAATGGGTAAGGTGAACGAAGTAGACTGGGCGAATAGAGATGGCTTGATTGTTCCCATGAAAAATGGGCAAGAGATTCCTTTGGTTCAAGGGAAAACTTGGGTGAATGTAGTTCCAACTAGTCCAGGACTTGAAAAAAGTATTTCTTTTAATGTTAAATAA
- a CDS encoding YerC/YecD family TrpR-related protein has product MQINKLRGKELDQLFQAVLSLKDLEECYRFFDDLCTINEIQSLAQRLDVARMLREGNTYHKIETETGASTATISRVKRCLNFGNDTYEMVLERIKEENSKNTNE; this is encoded by the coding sequence ATGCAAATTAATAAATTACGTGGAAAAGAGCTTGACCAATTGTTCCAAGCAGTCCTTTCATTAAAGGATTTGGAAGAATGCTATCGCTTTTTCGATGATTTGTGCACGATCAATGAAATTCAATCATTAGCGCAACGCCTGGATGTAGCAAGAATGCTGCGTGAAGGCAATACCTATCACAAGATTGAAACAGAAACAGGCGCAAGCACAGCAACCATTTCACGTGTAAAACGCTGCTTAAACTTCGGAAACGACACATATGAAATGGTGCTTGAACGAATTAAAGAAGAAAACAGCAAAAATACTAACGAATAA